A window of the Dictyostelium discoideum AX4 chromosome 4 chromosome, whole genome shotgun sequence genome harbors these coding sequences:
- a CDS encoding hypothetical protein (Similar to Drosophila melanogaster (Fruit fly). RE12057p) encodes MKPKRSLTHLIEHTERIYNALEYGVRIGNISRAARENGLTRNQLNYYRRDIKDNRIRQSHGGSRSPSTFTTEQYELLVATVVAMVNVRPNLTMREIAQEINSDQNSIFYKKVNKSRICSIFKELKWNYHSPTYKQENKYKIENLLKLFYFNTIIYNTDWKNIYFLDECSFSSRGFLLGLRRSKAVGPIGEPVYVTNSTSISETYNGFFTISLDDCLYKIRDKTNNTEDFFQYVRELLESGFCKPGSLLVMDNAPIHGGIEALNALFELFNQYSVQLIFLPSYSPELNPIERFFGHIKNHFYRERNSHGSFLDEIIDTIDNSLIKNKELFIGFYRQSLNFWSEKKRNQYQRKR; translated from the exons atGAAACCTAAAAGAAGTTTAACTCACTTAATTGAGCATACTGAGAGAATATACAATGCATTAGAATATGGGGTTAGAATCGGTAATATAAGTAGAGCTGCTCGTGAAAATGGTTTGACCAGAAATCAACTCAATTATTACCGTAGAGATATCAAAGATAATAGAATTAGACAATCCCATGGCGGCTCCAGATCTCCAAGTACATTTACTACAGAACAGTATGAACTCTTGGTGGCAACTGTGGTAGCAATGGTTAATGTCCGACCTAATCTCACAATGAGGGAGATCGCCCAAGAAATTAACTCAGATCAAAAtagtattttttataaaaaggtCAACAAATCGAGGATATGTTCAATAttcaaagaattaaaatgGAATTACCACTCTCCAACCTATAAACAA gaaaataaatacaaaattgaaaatttattaaaattattttattttaatacaaTAATTTACAATACTGATTGgaaaaacatttattttttagatgAATGCTCATTTTCTTCTAGAg GTTTTTTATTAGGATTAAGGAGATCTAAAGCTGTTGGACCGATTGGAGAGCCGGTTTATGTTACCAATAGCACCAGCATTTCTGAGACCTACAATGGGTTTTTCACCATCAGTTTGGATGATTGTTTGTATAAAATCCGTGATAAAACCAATAATACTGAAGACTTCTTTCAATATGTTAGAGAACTTTTGGAAAGTGGATTTTGCAAGCCTGGTTCATTATTGGTAATGGACAATGCTCCAATTCACGGTGGTATCGAAGCTTTAAATGCactatttgaattgtttaatCAATATTCGGTTCAATTGATATTTCTTCCTTCCTATTCTCCAGAGTTGAATCCCATTGAGCGTTTCTTTGGCCATATCAAGAACCATTTCTACCGAGAACGTAATTCCCATGGGTCCTTCCTTGATGAGATTATTGACACCATCGATAATTCtctaattaaaaacaaagaacTGTTCATTGGATTTTATCGCCAAAGCCTAAACTTCTggtctgaaaaaaaaagaaatcaataccaaagaaaaaggtga
- the dnpep gene encoding aspartyl aminopeptidase, translated as MEQYLPQAKEFISFIDKSPSPYHAVQYFSEILKSKGFIHLSEKQMWDIQPNKKYFFTRNQSCISAFAVGGKYKPGNGFNIAAAHTDSPNFKVRPVSKVESVGYQQVGVETYGGGLWYTWFDRDLTVAGRVIVKSGDGSYESKLVHIKKPILRIPSLAIHLDRSVNTDGFKYNTQNHLVPMIASKLSEPVESKSTTTTTTTESPKTSDPQDVNSSTTKHHAVLLELLSKELGCSVGDIQNFDLSVCDTQPAAIGGALDEFIFSPRCDNLGMSYCAMIGLLNVKESTLAQEENVLNVILFDNEEVGSSSPQGACAPLINDTISRVNSSMFASTCKPHELNNFIDLTLRNSFLISADMAHAIHPNYTANHEPLHRPALNKGPVIKYNANLRYASNGPTSFVILDICKKNGIPIQEFLVKNDSPCGSTIGPIISGTYGIRTVDIGNPQLSMHSIRETCGVADITHGINLIQKYFEQFTKLDIIKSDLE; from the exons ATGGAACAATACTTACCACAAGCTAAggaatttatttcatttattgataaatcaccatcaccatatCATGCAGTTCAATACTTTTCAGAGATTTTAAAGAGTAAAGGTTTCATTCATTTATCAGAGAAACAAATGTGGGATATtcaaccaaataaaaaatatttctttaCTCGTAATCAATCATGTATTTCTGCTTTTGCAGTTGGTGGTAAATAT aaaCCAGGTAATGGTTTTAATATTGCAGCAGCACATACTGATAGtccaaattttaaagttaGACCAGTATCAAAAGTTGAATCAGTTGGATATCAACAAGTTGGTGTTGAAACATATGGTGGTGGATTATGGTATACATGGTTTGATCGTGATTTAACCGTTGCAGGTAGAGTCATTGTTAAATCAGGTGATGGTAGTTATGAGAGTAAATTAGTTCACATAAAGAAACCAATTCTTAGAATTCCATCATTAGCAATTCATCTCGATCGTTCAGTAAACACTGAtggatttaaatataatactCAAAATCATTTAGTACCAATGATTGCAAGTAAATTATCAGAACCAGTAGAAAGTAaatcaaccaccaccaccaccaccactgaATCACCAAAAACAAGTGACCCACAAGATGTTAATTCAAGTACTACTAAACATCATGCAGTACTTTTGGAATTGTTAAGTAAGGAATTGGGTTGTTCAGTTGGTGATATTCAAAACTTTGATTTATCAGTTTGCGATACTCAACCAGCTGCAATCGGTGGTGCACTTGATGAATTCATTTTCTCACCACGTTGTGATAATTTGGGTATGTCATATTGCGCAATGATTGGTTTATTGAATGTCAAAGAATCAACATTGGCACAAGAGGAGAATGTATTGAATGTGATATTATTCGATAATGAAGAGGTTGGCTCAAGTTCACCACAAGGTGCATGTGCACCATTGATCAATGATACCATTAGTCGTGTCAATAGCTCAATGTTTGCATCCACTTGTAAACCACATGAATTAAACAATTTCATTGATTTAACTTTAAGAAATAGTTTCTTAATCTCTGCTGATATGGCACATGCTATTCATCCAAATTACACAGCAAATCATGAACCACTTCATAGACCAGCTCTTAATAAAGGTCCAGTAATCAAATATAATGCAAATTTACGTTATGCTTCAAATGGTCCAACTAGTTTTGTTATCTTGGATATCTGTAAAAAGAATGGTATCCCAATTCAAGAATTCCTCGTCAAAAATGATTCACCATGTGGTTCAACAATTGGTCCAATCATTTCTGGTACTTATGGTATTAGAACTGTAGATATTGGTAATCCACAATTATCAATGCATTCAATTCGTGAAACTTGTGGTGTTGCTGATATCACTCAtggtattaatttaattcaaaaatattttgaacaatttacaaaattagatattattaaatctgatttagaataa